One region of Buchnera aphidicola (Eriosoma lanigerum) genomic DNA includes:
- the sohB gene encoding protease SohB produces MNFFYNYILFIAKSITVMISIITTFFLINNFTKQKKNQDGSIKITVLETNFNEIKNNILLSKMSLLEKKIWKKEEKQRIKNKINKEKLEVKNNIKINKPTLYVLDFKGSIQAKEVSNLRKEISAIISVAQKNDEVLLRLESSGGVVHGYGLAASQLERLKKENIYLTIVVDKIAASGGYMMACVANHIVAAPFAIIGSIGVVSQFPNFNKLLKKNNIDIELHTAGIHKRNITMFGENTELGRKKLCDDLEQTHILFKNFIQSMRPSLNINSVANGDHWFGSIALEKKLIDSINTSDDVIFSKKNKFQIIKIQYCRNKKYFDFCFNGIINYIFKIYNKLFL; encoded by the coding sequence GTGAATTTTTTTTATAATTATATTTTATTTATAGCTAAATCTATTACTGTTATGATTTCAATCATAACTACATTTTTTTTGATTAATAATTTTACTAAACAAAAAAAAAATCAGGATGGATCGATTAAAATTACTGTTTTAGAAACAAATTTTAATGAAATTAAAAATAATATTTTATTATCAAAAATGAGTTTATTAGAAAAAAAAATATGGAAAAAAGAGGAGAAACAAAGAATAAAAAATAAAATAAATAAAGAAAAATTGGAAGTAAAAAATAATATTAAAATTAATAAGCCAACTTTATATGTATTAGATTTTAAAGGGAGTATACAAGCTAAGGAAGTGTCTAATTTAAGAAAAGAAATTTCTGCTATCATTTCTGTAGCACAAAAAAATGATGAAGTATTATTAAGATTAGAAAGCTCTGGAGGTGTAGTACATGGTTATGGATTAGCGGCTTCACAACTAGAAAGATTAAAAAAAGAAAATATTTATTTAACTATTGTAGTAGATAAAATTGCTGCTAGTGGTGGCTATATGATGGCATGTGTAGCTAATCATATAGTTGCTGCTCCATTTGCTATTATTGGATCAATTGGTGTAGTATCACAATTTCCTAATTTTAATAAATTATTAAAAAAAAATAATATAGATATTGAGTTGCATACAGCTGGAATTCATAAAAGAAACATAACCATGTTTGGAGAAAATACTGAATTAGGAAGAAAAAAATTATGTGATGATTTAGAACAAACACATATTTTATTTAAAAATTTTATACAAAGTATGAGACCAAGTTTAAATATTAATTCTGTTGCAAATGGAGATCATTGGTTTGGTTCAATAGCATTAGAAAAAAAATTAATAGATAGTATTAATACAAGTGATGACGTTATTTTTTCTAAAAAAAATAAGTTTCAAATTATAAAAATTCAATATTGCAGAAATAAAAAATATTTTGATTTTTGTTTTAACGGTATAATTAATTATATTTTTAAAATATATAATAAATTATTTTTATAA
- the cysB gene encoding HTH-type transcriptional regulator CysB, protein MKLQQLRYIVEVVNHNLNVSSTAAGLYTSQPGISKQVRMLEDELGVQIFIRSGKHLTSVTSTGKEIIRIARDILSKIESIKSIAAEHTCPDKGSLYVATTYTQARYVLPHIITHFIKKYPQVSLHIHQGSPKQIADSISRGNVNFAIATEAFHLYEDLLMLPCYYWNRSIIVPTKHELATKKNITIEELSKYPLVTYTFGFTGKSELDQAFSNAGVTPHIAFTATDADIIKTYVRLGLGVGIIASMAIDKKLDLDLVQLPTNNIFSNSTTKIGFRRTTFLRSYMYDFIRQFASHLTRDLVNHALSLRSNKEIDVMFQKISLPIK, encoded by the coding sequence ATGAAATTACAGCAACTTCGTTATATTGTTGAAGTAGTCAATCATAATTTAAATGTATCTTCTACTGCTGCTGGATTGTATACTTCACAACCAGGTATTAGTAAACAAGTAAGAATGTTAGAAGATGAATTAGGAGTACAAATTTTTATTCGTAGTGGAAAACATTTAACTAGTGTAACATCTACAGGAAAAGAAATTATTCGTATTGCTAGAGATATTTTATCGAAAATTGAATCAATTAAATCTATTGCTGCTGAACATACATGTCCAGATAAAGGTTCACTATATGTAGCCACTACTTATACGCAAGCAAGATATGTATTACCTCATATTATAACTCATTTTATAAAAAAATATCCTCAAGTTTCTTTGCATATTCATCAAGGTTCTCCAAAACAAATAGCTGATTCTATTTCTAGAGGTAATGTAAATTTTGCTATTGCAACTGAAGCATTTCATTTATATGAAGATTTATTAATGTTACCTTGTTATTACTGGAATCGATCTATTATTGTTCCTACAAAACATGAGTTAGCTACTAAGAAAAATATTACCATTGAAGAATTATCCAAATATCCATTAGTAACATATACATTTGGATTTACTGGTAAATCTGAATTAGATCAAGCTTTTTCCAATGCAGGTGTAACTCCTCATATAGCATTTACTGCTACAGATGCAGATATAATTAAAACTTATGTTCGATTAGGATTAGGTGTTGGAATTATAGCTAGTATGGCTATTGATAAAAAATTAGATTTAGATTTAGTACAATTACCAACTAATAATATTTTTAGTAATAGTACTACCAAAATTGGATTTCGTAGAACTACTTTTTTAAGAAGTTATATGTATGATTTTATTAGACAATTTGCAAGTCATTTAACTAGAGATTTAGTTAATCATGCTTTATCACTTCGTTCGAATAAAGAAATTGATGTAATGTTTCAAAAAATATCATTACCAATCAAGTAA
- a CDS encoding inositol monophosphatase family protein, which produces MHPILNIAIRAIRKGGDFIAQKYDVQKNSIFNKNSIDNLENIIYISQKKMIEIISKSYPNHSIVINKIKSKDILNNIIWIINPLNGKTNFNRNIPHFCISIVITIKNKTEISVIYDPIKNELFSAIRGKGAQLNGYRMRCNNVCSLILSTLSIHISNQDEFNNILYLKIIKTLLNENINFRLSGSTTLDLAYVAAGRLDCVLYMNFKPWNVYAGELQLKESGALVCNHKVTHDHQKSNFFLTGNAKFIRLILKKIQDVFPL; this is translated from the coding sequence ATGCATCCTATATTAAATATTGCAATAAGAGCAATTAGAAAAGGAGGAGATTTTATTGCACAAAAATATGATGTACAAAAAAATTCTATATTTAATAAAAATAGTATAGATAATTTAGAAAATATTATTTATATATCACAAAAAAAAATGATAGAAATAATTTCAAAATCTTATCCTAATCATTCTATTGTGATAAATAAAATTAAATCTAAAGATATATTAAATAACATTATATGGATTATTAATCCATTAAATGGAAAAACTAACTTTAATAGAAATATACCACACTTTTGCATATCTATAGTAATAACAATAAAGAACAAAACAGAAATTTCTGTAATATACGATCCTATTAAAAATGAATTATTTTCTGCAATAAGAGGTAAAGGTGCTCAACTGAATGGTTACAGAATGAGATGTAATAACGTATGCAGCCTTATTCTTTCCACTTTATCTATACATATTTCTAATCAAGACGAATTTAATAACATTTTATACTTGAAAATTATAAAAACTTTACTGAATGAAAATATAAATTTCCGATTAAGTGGTTCTACCACTCTTGATTTAGCATATGTTGCTGCTGGTAGATTAGATTGTGTACTATATATGAATTTCAAACCTTGGAACGTATATGCAGGAGAATTACAACTAAAAGAATCTGGTGCATTAGTATGCAATCATAAAGTTACTCACGATCATCAAAAATCTAATTTTTTTTTAACAGGTAATGCTAAGTTTATAAGATTAATTTTAAAAAAAATCCAAGATGTTTTTCCATTATAA
- the rlmN gene encoding 23S rRNA (adenine(2503)-C(2))-methyltransferase RlmN — MFIQSSHSIISFNKTNLLNLNYDQLQKLVVYYGEKPFRAEQIMKWIYHHFCTDFNKMSNLNKALQRKLNETSFISIPKFYKSQRSSDGTIKWLVEINSKLIETVYIPNRNRATLCISSQIGCALKCHFCATGKIGFKGNLQVSDIIGQLWYVSKLIHIENKIMYPKITNVVFMGMGEPLLNFKNVIIALEIMLHPFAFNLSKNRITVSTSGIVPAIDKLSNFIDVSLAISLHASNDALRNLLMPINKKYNITALLESVKRYLKKSTANKGRVTIEYVMLNDVNDELNHAKELVKLLHNIPNKVNLIPWNCFVGSQYTCSNLSKIEIFSKCLRKHGLISTIRKSRGADILGACGQLMGNNTI; from the coding sequence ATGTTTATACAATCATCTCATTCAATCATATCTTTTAATAAAACTAATTTATTAAATTTAAATTATGATCAATTACAAAAATTAGTAGTATACTATGGAGAAAAACCATTTCGAGCAGAACAGATTATGAAATGGATATACCACCATTTTTGTACAGATTTTAATAAAATGAGTAATTTAAATAAAGCATTACAACGAAAATTAAATGAAACATCATTTATTTCTATTCCAAAATTTTATAAATCTCAACGTTCTTCAGATGGTACTATAAAATGGCTGGTGGAAATAAATTCAAAATTAATTGAAACGGTTTATATTCCAAATAGAAACAGAGCTACTTTATGTATTTCTTCACAAATTGGTTGTGCATTAAAATGTCATTTTTGTGCAACTGGAAAAATAGGTTTTAAAGGTAATTTACAGGTTTCTGATATTATTGGACAATTATGGTATGTATCCAAATTAATTCATATTGAAAATAAAATTATGTATCCAAAAATTACAAATGTAGTTTTTATGGGAATGGGAGAACCATTATTAAATTTTAAAAATGTTATTATTGCATTAGAAATTATGTTACATCCATTTGCTTTTAATTTATCTAAAAATAGAATTACTGTTTCTACATCTGGTATAGTTCCAGCTATAGATAAATTATCCAATTTTATTGACGTTTCTTTGGCTATTTCTTTACACGCTTCTAATGATGCATTAAGAAATTTACTTATGCCTATTAATAAAAAATATAACATTACAGCATTATTAGAATCAGTAAAACGTTACTTAAAGAAATCTACTGCAAATAAAGGTCGAGTAACAATAGAATATGTCATGTTAAACGATGTTAATGATGAATTAAATCATGCAAAGGAATTAGTGAAATTATTACATAATATTCCTAATAAAGTTAATTTGATTCCTTGGAATTGTTTTGTTGGATCTCAATATACTTGTAGTAATTTATCTAAAATTGAAATATTTTCGAAATGTTTAAGAAAACATGGATTAATTAGTACTATTAGAAAAAGTAGAGGTGCAGATATATTAGGAGCTTGTGGTCAATTAATGGGAAATAATACTATTTGA
- the hisS gene encoding histidine--tRNA ligase, whose product MNQIFQSIRGMHDFLPNDLFLFNKIQTILQKILNNYCYSEIRMPILEKTELFKKTIGDNTDIIEKEMYSFLDHGGRSITLRPEGTVGCVRACIEHSLLYHKIQRLWYIGPMFRYERPQNGRYRQFYQLGVETFGLDGPESDVELIMIAIRWWKKLGILPYLKLEINSIGSLQSRLVYKKELIQFLDKHKSLLDINSRNKIISNPFRILDDKNQNIQHLLQKAPKLYNYLDEKSSIYFDNLCQLLNKMKIEYYINHFLVRGLDYYNDTVFEWTTTKLGSENTVCAGGRYDLLVQYIGGNLIPAVGLAVGMERLILLFKNIYHNIQQSSSVDINILFSNHILKSIQLSEEIRNIFPKLKIMINYSGGSIKKQLDKAYKSSVKIILFYCPNQKKTSIISMINVKEKNTNYFSKEEVIKNIHHIFNIS is encoded by the coding sequence GTGAATCAAATATTTCAATCTATTAGAGGTATGCATGATTTTCTTCCAAATGATCTTTTTTTATTTAATAAGATACAAACAATATTACAAAAAATATTGAATAATTATTGTTATTCTGAAATACGTATGCCTATTTTAGAAAAAACGGAATTATTTAAGAAAACCATAGGGGATAACACTGATATTATTGAAAAAGAAATGTATTCTTTTTTGGATCATGGAGGTAGAAGTATAACATTACGTCCAGAAGGTACCGTTGGTTGTGTAAGAGCTTGCATAGAACATAGTTTATTATATCATAAAATACAACGATTATGGTATATAGGTCCTATGTTCAGATATGAGAGACCTCAGAATGGTAGATATCGTCAATTTTATCAGTTAGGTGTAGAAACGTTTGGTTTAGATGGACCTGAAAGTGATGTTGAGTTAATTATGATTGCAATCAGATGGTGGAAAAAATTAGGAATTTTACCATATTTAAAATTAGAAATTAATTCTATAGGATCATTGCAATCTCGTTTAGTATATAAAAAAGAATTAATACAATTTTTAGATAAACATAAGTCCTTGTTAGATATAAATTCTAGAAACAAAATTATTTCTAATCCATTTCGAATTTTAGATGACAAAAATCAAAATATTCAACACTTATTACAAAAAGCTCCTAAATTATATAATTATCTAGATGAAAAATCATCTATATATTTTGACAATTTATGTCAATTATTAAATAAAATGAAGATAGAATATTATATAAATCATTTTTTAGTACGAGGTTTAGATTATTACAATGATACAGTTTTTGAATGGACTACTACTAAATTAGGATCCGAAAATACTGTTTGTGCTGGAGGACGATATGATTTGTTAGTACAATATATAGGAGGAAATTTAATTCCAGCAGTAGGATTAGCTGTTGGTATGGAACGATTAATTTTGTTGTTTAAAAATATATATCATAATATACAACAATCTTCTTCAGTAGATATTAATATTTTATTTTCTAATCATATACTTAAATCAATTCAACTATCTGAAGAAATAAGAAACATATTTCCAAAATTAAAAATAATGATAAATTATTCAGGAGGATCTATAAAAAAACAATTAGATAAAGCTTATAAATCATCTGTTAAAATTATTTTATTTTATTGTCCTAATCAAAAAAAAACATCTATAATTTCTATGATTAATGTTAAAGAAAAAAATACAAATTATTTCTCTAAAGAAGAAGTTATAAAAAATATTCACCATATTTTTAATATATCATAA
- the glyA gene encoding serine hydroxymethyltransferase, whose product MFNEKIHISEYDTQLWNAIKAENRRQENHIELIASENYASRRVMEAQGSQLTNKYAEGYPNRRYYSGCEYVDIIEQLAIDRAKILFNADYANVQPHSGSQANFAVYQALLNPGDTILGMNLSHGGHLTHGSPVNFSGKIYSSIFYDLDVNEEINYQNLNDLAEKYKPKIIVGGFSSYSGICDWKKMRDIADNIKAYLLVDMAHIAGLVAVGLYPSPLPYAHVVTTTTHKTLSGPRGGLILSQEKDKNLYKKIDSSVFPGSQGGPLMHVIAAKAISFKEAMEDSFKAYQKQILFNAQHMAKIFISHGYHVISGGTYNHLFLINLTNKNLTGKQASDTLHLANITVNKNAVPNDQNSPFITSGIRIGTPSITRRGFKRKEIEKLSNWIISILNNSKDTNQIKQIKQEVLTICKKFPVYI is encoded by the coding sequence ATTTTTAATGAAAAAATTCATATTTCTGAATATGATACACAATTGTGGAATGCAATAAAAGCAGAAAACAGGAGGCAAGAAAATCACATTGAATTAATTGCTTCTGAAAATTACGCCAGTAGAAGAGTTATGGAAGCTCAGGGATCACAATTAACTAATAAATATGCAGAAGGATATCCTAATCGAAGATATTATAGTGGATGTGAATATGTTGATATTATAGAACAATTAGCTATTGATCGAGCTAAAATACTATTTAATGCTGATTATGCTAATGTGCAACCTCATTCTGGTTCACAAGCTAATTTTGCAGTATATCAAGCATTATTAAATCCAGGAGATACTATTTTAGGAATGAATTTATCACATGGAGGACATTTAACTCATGGTTCTCCAGTTAATTTTTCTGGAAAAATATATTCATCCATTTTTTATGATTTAGATGTAAATGAAGAAATTAATTATCAAAATTTAAATGATTTAGCAGAAAAATACAAACCTAAAATTATTGTTGGAGGATTTTCTTCATATTCTGGTATTTGTGATTGGAAAAAAATGCGAGACATTGCAGATAATATTAAAGCATACTTATTAGTTGATATGGCTCATATTGCTGGATTAGTAGCTGTTGGGTTATATCCTAGTCCTTTGCCATATGCTCATGTTGTAACTACAACTACTCATAAAACATTATCTGGTCCGAGAGGTGGTTTAATACTCTCACAAGAAAAAGATAAAAATTTATATAAAAAAATTGATTCTTCCGTTTTTCCTGGAAGTCAAGGAGGACCATTAATGCATGTAATAGCTGCTAAAGCAATATCATTTAAAGAAGCTATGGAAGATTCTTTTAAAGCATATCAAAAACAGATATTATTTAATGCACAACACATGGCAAAAATTTTTATTTCTCATGGTTATCATGTTATTTCCGGTGGAACATATAATCATTTATTTTTAATTAATTTAACTAATAAAAATTTAACTGGAAAACAAGCTAGTGATACATTACATTTAGCAAATATTACTGTAAATAAAAACGCAGTTCCTAATGATCAAAATAGTCCTTTTATAACATCTGGAATTAGAATTGGAACACCATCTATTACTAGACGTGGTTTTAAAAGAAAAGAAATAGAAAAGTTATCTAATTGGATAATAAGTATTCTTAATAATAGTAAAGATACAAATCAAATTAAACAAATTAAACAAGAAGTTTTAACAATATGTAAAAAATTTCCGGTATATATATAA
- the bioD gene encoding dethiobiotin synthase yields MIKKWFITGTDTNVGKTISSMFLLKQAKKNGYIVSACKPISCGSQNKNGKLENFDLITLKKYSSIPLSTSDMNSYLFHDYSSPHILSMQQNNNIQLSTLSQLIENLSKKSNWILVEGAGGWHTPLSTKILYSDWVKKENFSIILIVGMKLGCINHAILTRNAILNSGLLLSGWIANCITPENKYSKLYLSSLKEYLNVPFLGKIPNFNNKEEIFNSNINLKIPQ; encoded by the coding sequence ATGATTAAAAAATGGTTTATAACCGGAACAGATACTAATGTTGGAAAAACTATATCAAGTATGTTTTTACTTAAACAAGCTAAAAAAAATGGATATATTGTTTCTGCTTGTAAACCTATATCCTGTGGTTCTCAAAATAAAAATGGTAAATTAGAAAATTTTGATTTAATAACTTTAAAAAAATATAGCTCTATTCCATTATCTACTTCTGATATGAATTCATATTTATTTCATGATTATTCATCTCCTCATATACTTAGCATGCAGCAAAATAATAATATTCAATTAAGTACATTATCTCAATTAATTGAAAACTTAAGTAAAAAATCCAACTGGATTTTAGTTGAAGGAGCTGGAGGGTGGCATACTCCATTATCAACAAAAATACTTTATTCTGATTGGGTGAAAAAAGAAAATTTTTCTATTATTTTAATAGTAGGGATGAAATTAGGATGTATAAATCATGCAATTTTAACTCGTAATGCTATTCTTAATTCTGGATTATTATTATCAGGATGGATTGCTAACTGTATTACTCCAGAGAATAAATATTCTAAATTATATTTAAGCTCTTTAAAAGAATATTTAAACGTTCCATTTTTAGGAAAAATACCAAATTTTAATAATAAAGAAGAAATTTTTAACTCTAATATTAATCTAAAGATACCTCAATAA
- the bioC gene encoding malonyl-ACP O-methyltransferase BioC, translating into MNIIINKKKISNSFNRAVQYYDKYAKLQKIVGNILMSKIDFQKNMFILDAGSGTGWFSKKLKQKSNKVIALDLSQQMLMYARSKNTANYYLEGDIENLPFKNNIFDLTWSNLSLQWCENFSRSVQELCRVTQPGGTVIFSTLIKGSLSELSKAWKKIDNYIHVNQFITVQKILHSCCNKILVLEIKTIKFSFTTILEALLSVKRIGATYVNIKKNKSVLNKSIMKQLQYSWPSKKNKFLLSYKLAIGIIYI; encoded by the coding sequence ATGAATATAATAATAAATAAAAAAAAAATATCCAACTCTTTTAATAGAGCTGTTCAATACTATGATAAATATGCAAAATTGCAAAAAATAGTTGGTAATATTTTAATGTCAAAAATAGATTTTCAAAAAAATATGTTTATTCTAGATGCTGGATCTGGAACTGGATGGTTTAGTAAAAAATTAAAACAAAAAAGTAATAAAGTTATCGCTTTAGATTTATCTCAACAAATGTTAATGTATGCTAGATCAAAGAATACAGCTAATTACTATTTAGAAGGAGATATTGAAAATTTACCATTTAAAAATAATATTTTTGACTTAACATGGAGTAATTTATCTTTACAATGGTGTGAAAATTTTTCAAGATCAGTTCAAGAACTATGTAGAGTAACACAACCAGGTGGAACAGTAATATTTTCAACGTTGATTAAAGGATCATTATCAGAATTATCTAAAGCTTGGAAAAAAATTGATAATTATATTCATGTTAATCAGTTTATTACTGTCCAGAAAATTCTTCATTCTTGTTGTAATAAAATTCTAGTATTAGAAATTAAAACAATTAAATTTTCTTTCACAACAATATTAGAAGCATTACTATCAGTTAAAAGAATAGGTGCAACTTATGTAAATATAAAAAAAAATAAAAGTGTTTTAAATAAATCTATTATGAAACAATTACAATATTCTTGGCCATCAAAAAAAAATAAATTTTTATTAAGCTATAAATTAGCAATTGGAATTATTTATATATGA
- a CDS encoding aminotransferase class I/II-fold pyridoxal phosphate-dependent enzyme, with protein sequence MTWENKINQKLKTNKNNILVRNINVTTYYSPCYIQVLGKNYCNFSSNDYLNLSHDSRIINAWKKGAEIYGVGSGGSSYMSGYTTAHEQLETRLADWLGYTKSILFISGFSANQAVISTLLNKEDIIFADKKSHASIIETCVQNSAALYRFKHNSIEDLNQLNINLNTKNKLKLIITEGVFSMDGDMAPLKLLNKFSEKPTRMLLVDDAHGIGVIGKNGKGSCDYQNIKPHILMITFGKAFGISGAAVLCNNTIYKYLRQFSKHLICSTAMPPAQAYTLLKSLDIIQTDKSIRDKLNENINYFCSQAKHLSFQLLSSRTAIQPIIIGNNEQTILLSNKLKKDGIWTNAIRSPTVPIGTERLRITINAMHSKKDINKLLEKLHEYNNK encoded by the coding sequence ATGACCTGGGAAAATAAAATTAATCAAAAATTAAAAACTAATAAAAATAATATACTAGTTAGAAATATTAATGTAACTACATATTATAGTCCATGTTATATTCAGGTATTAGGTAAAAATTATTGCAATTTTTCTAGCAATGATTATTTAAATTTAAGTCATGATTCTAGAATTATTAATGCTTGGAAAAAAGGTGCAGAAATTTATGGAGTAGGTTCAGGAGGTTCTAGCTATATGTCTGGCTATACTACTGCACATGAGCAATTAGAAACTAGATTAGCCGATTGGTTGGGTTATACAAAATCTATTCTATTTATTTCTGGTTTTTCTGCTAACCAAGCAGTCATTTCTACTTTATTAAATAAAGAAGATATCATCTTTGCAGATAAAAAATCACATGCTTCTATTATTGAAACATGTGTACAAAATTCTGCTGCATTATATAGATTTAAACATAATAGTATAGAAGATTTAAATCAATTAAATATTAATTTAAATACAAAAAATAAATTAAAATTAATTATTACTGAAGGAGTATTTAGTATGGATGGAGACATGGCTCCATTAAAATTATTAAATAAATTTTCAGAGAAACCAACAAGAATGTTATTAGTTGATGATGCTCATGGTATAGGAGTAATAGGAAAAAATGGAAAGGGATCTTGTGATTATCAGAATATTAAACCACATATATTAATGATTACATTTGGAAAAGCTTTTGGAATTAGTGGAGCAGCTGTATTATGTAATAATACTATTTATAAGTATTTAAGACAATTTTCAAAACACTTAATATGTTCTACTGCTATGCCACCAGCTCAAGCATACACATTATTAAAATCATTAGATATCATTCAAACTGATAAATCAATACGAGACAAATTAAATGAAAATATTAATTATTTTTGTAGTCAAGCAAAACATTTATCTTTTCAATTACTTTCTTCAAGAACAGCTATTCAGCCAATAATTATTGGTAATAACGAGCAAACTATTTTATTATCAAATAAATTAAAGAAAGATGGGATATGGACTAACGCAATAAGATCTCCAACTGTTCCTATTGGTACAGAAAGATTAAGAATTACTATTAATGCCATGCATAGTAAAAAAGATATTAATAAATTATTAGAAAAATTACATGAATATAATAATAAATAA
- the bioB gene encoding biotin synthase BioB, giving the protein MKKNWNYDEAMNLIQTPFFELMFKAQTIHRQNFDPQSIQISTLLSIKTGSCPEDCKYCPQSARYKTGITIEPLLKIEKILNSAKQAKLSGSSRFCMGAAWKNPKDKDMPYLKKIIQEVKKLGMETCMTLGMLTKQQANILSEAGLDFYNHNLDTSAEFYKNIVTTRTYQDRIDTLNIVRKSGMKICSGGIIGLGETVQDRMKLLTQLANLEKPPESIPINMLMKIKGTPLNNINEVDPFEFIKIIAVTRIMMPYSYIRLSAGREKMNQQTQALCFMAGANSIFYGCKLLTASNPKETQDLKLFEKLNLYPESKKNMKENTDTQSIISHHIDSLNNKYYYNAAQ; this is encoded by the coding sequence ATGAAAAAAAATTGGAACTATGATGAAGCTATGAATTTAATACAAACACCTTTTTTTGAATTAATGTTTAAAGCTCAAACAATTCATCGTCAAAATTTTGACCCACAATCTATACAAATTAGTACATTATTATCTATAAAAACTGGATCCTGTCCTGAAGACTGTAAGTATTGCCCTCAAAGTGCTCGATATAAAACTGGAATTACCATTGAGCCCTTATTAAAAATTGAAAAAATATTAAATTCTGCTAAACAAGCAAAGTTATCAGGATCTTCTAGATTTTGTATGGGAGCTGCATGGAAAAATCCTAAAGATAAAGATATGCCATATTTAAAAAAAATTATACAAGAAGTAAAAAAATTAGGTATGGAAACTTGTATGACATTAGGTATGCTAACAAAACAACAAGCAAATATTTTATCTGAAGCTGGTTTAGATTTTTATAATCATAATTTAGATACATCTGCTGAATTTTATAAAAATATTGTTACAACAAGAACATATCAAGATAGAATCGACACTTTAAATATTGTTCGAAAAAGTGGTATGAAGATTTGTTCGGGAGGTATCATTGGTTTAGGAGAAACAGTTCAAGATCGAATGAAGTTATTAACACAATTAGCTAACTTAGAAAAACCTCCAGAAAGTATTCCAATAAATATGTTAATGAAAATTAAAGGTACTCCTTTAAATAATATTAATGAAGTTGATCCATTTGAATTTATCAAAATTATTGCTGTAACTAGAATTATGATGCCATATTCATACATTAGATTATCTGCAGGAAGAGAAAAAATGAATCAACAAACTCAAGCATTATGTTTTATGGCAGGAGCTAATTCTATTTTTTATGGTTGTAAATTACTTACAGCTTCTAATCCAAAAGAAACACAAGATCTAAAATTATTTGAAAAACTGAATTTATATCCAGAATCGAAAAAAAATATGAAAGAAAATACAGATACACAGTCTATTATATCACATCATATTGATAGTCTTAATAATAAATATTATTATAATGCGGCACAATAA